Proteins encoded together in one Camelina sativa cultivar DH55 chromosome 9, Cs, whole genome shotgun sequence window:
- the LOC104714432 gene encoding cleavage and polyadenylation specificity factor subunit 3-I yields MASSSTSLKRREQPTTRDGDQLIVTPLGAGSEVGRSCVYMSFRGKNILFDCGIHPAYSGMAALPYFDEIDPSTIDVLLITHFHIDHAASLPYFLEKTTFNGRVFMTHATKAIYKLLLTDYVKVSKVSVEDMLFDEQDINKSMDKIEVIDFHQTVEVNGIKFWCYTAGHVLGAAMFMVDIAGVRILYTGDYSREEDRHLRAAELPQFSPDICIIESTSGVQLHQSRHIREKRFTDVIHSTVAQGGRVLIPAFALGRAQELLLILDEYWANHPDLENIPIYYASPLAKKCMAVYQTYILSMNDRIRNQFANSNPFVFKHISPLNSIDEFSDVGPCVVMATPGGLQSGLSRQLFDRWCSDKKNACIIPGYMVEGTLAKTIINEPKEVTLMNGLTAPLNMQVHYISFSAHADYAQTSTFLKELMPPNIILVHGEANEMMRLKQKLFTEFPDGNTRIMTPKNCESVEMYFNSEKLAKTIGRLAEKTPDVGDSVSGILVKKGFTYQIMAPDELHVFSQLSTATVTQRITIPFAGAFGVIKHRLEKIFESVESSTDEESGLPALKVHERVTVKQESEKHISLQWSSDPISDMVSDSTVALVLNISREVPKIVVEEEDAVKSEEENGKKVEKVIYALLVSLFGDVKLGENGKLVIRVDGNVAQLDKESGEVESEHSGLKERIRVAFERIRSAVKPIPLSAS; encoded by the exons atggcttcttcttctacttcactGAAAAGAAGAGAGCAACCAACCACGCGAGATGGAGATCAGCTTATCGTTACTCCTTTGGGAGCTGGAAGCGAAGTGGGTCGTTCCTGTGTTTACATGTCCTTCAGAGGCAAAAACATTCTG TTTGATTGTGGGATTCATCCTGCCTACTCGGGCATGGCTGCGTTGCCTTACTTTGATGAGATTGATCCTTCCACCATTGATGTCCTCTTGATTACTCA CTTTCATATAGATCATGCAGCATCGCTACCTTATTTTCTGGAGAAG ACGACATTCAATGGGAGGGTTTTCATGACACATGCAACAAAGGCCATATACAAGCTGTTGCTTACAGATTATGTGAAAGTGAGCAAAGTGTCAGTTGAAGATATGTTGTTCGATGAACAAGACATCAACAAGTCCATGGACAAAATTGAG GTAATTGATTTCCATCAAACGGTTGAAGTAAATGGCATAAAGTTCTGGTGTTACACGGCAGGCCATGTTTTGGGTGCAGCCATGTTTATGGTGGATATAGCTGGTGTCCGGATCCTCTACACAGGTGATTATTCACGTGAGGAAGACCGTCATCTGAGAGCAGCTGAGCTTCCTCAGTTCTCCCCTGACATATGCATCATTGAATCCACATCTGGTGTCCAGCTTCATCAATCTCGTCATATTCGTGAGAAACGATTCACTGATGTAATCCATTCAACGGTGGCTCAGGGAGGACGTGTACTGATCCCGGCTTTTGCACTGGGCCGTGCTCAGGAACTTCTCTTGATTTTAGATGAATACTGGGCGAACCACCCAGATCTAGAGAATATCCCAATCTACTATGCATCACCACTCGCCAAAAAGTGTATGGCAGTTTACCAAACCTACATATTATCTATGAACGACAGGATCCGCAACCAGTTTGCAAATTCTAATCCGTTTGTGTTCAAGCATATCTCTCCATTAAACAGCATCGATGAGTTTAGCGATGTCGGTCCATGTGTGGTTATGGCTACTCCTGGAGGTCTTCAAAGTGGTCTCTCAAGGCAACTCTTTGACCGCTGGTGTTCAGATAAGAAAAATGCTTGTATTATACCTGGTTATATGGTGGAAGGTACACTGGCGAAGACGATAATTAATGAACCGAAGGAGGTGACTCTTATGAATGGTCTTACTGCTCCTCTCAACATGCAAGTGCACTATATCTCATTCTCTGCTCACGCAGATTACGCGCAGACGAGCACGTTCTTGAAAGAGCTCATGCCTCCTAACATCATACTTGTTCACGGTGAAGCTAATGAGATGATGAGGCTGAAACAGAAGCTCTTCACGGAGTTTCCTGATGGAAACACAAGGATCATGACCCCGAAGAACTGTGAGTCTGTTGAAATGTACTTTAACTCTGAGAAACTGGCGAAAACCATTGGGAGATTGGCTGAAAAGACACCTGATGTTGGCGATTCAGTGAGTGGGATTCTGGTGAAGAAAGGGTTCACTTATCAGATAATGGCACCTGATGAACTCCATGTTTTCTCACAGCTATCAACAGCAACTGTGACTCAGCGGATAACAATCCCGTTTGCAGGAGCTTTTGGTGTTATAAAACATCGCCTCGAGAAGATTTTCGAGAGCGTGGAATCTTCAACGGATGAGGAGTCGGGGCTTCCGGCGCTTAAAGTACATGAAAGAGTAACGGTTAAGCAAGAGTCAGAGAAGCACATATCGCTTCAGTGGTCATCAGATCCGATAAGTGACATGGTTTCAGACTCCACTGTAGCACTGGTTCTCAACATCAGCCGCGAAGTCCCCAAGATcgttgtggaagaagaagatgctgtGAAATCCGAGGAAGAGAATGGGAAGAAAGTTGAGAAAGTGATATACGCGCTTCTCGTGTCGCTCTTCGGGGATGTGA
- the LOC104716011 gene encoding uncharacterized protein LOC104716011, whose amino-acid sequence MTERTYRRRKPGMLRTYSDSLNDAVTSQAEYLSSSSSPDTEPLEFPTQESSCLWNYSSRSNFSDDDFTQKRVKRPRRNGGGGGFGLTSSLIKPAQEFGELMENEDEVKFALDGLKKAHQVRTRRAALSSLLSICEFKHQRRSLRALGISKSIIDAILGLSLDDVPSNLAAATLFFVLTADGQDGHSMESPESIKFLIKLLRPVVPVSTNGKPRNIESRILSIVKDVDAVCDAANMHDSSSCDVLSSAQDILVNCKELRLIDSYKIERMRPELSTKCLALSMMEKACLSKMSFEDTSGTVKKPGGMFKEKLRELGGLDAVFDVVMDCHAVMESWLEQDILSVEDIKDDLNKQSLMLLLKCLKIMENATFLSTGNQNHLLGYNKNMGSHGLRLSFTELMISVIKILSDLQLRALRNKNHPRPHGLNGVNRESISRADCKVNMEVTRISSDTCSATSCSSIRSASVSERPHSAFLLGCSATPKSGSQLSVISINDPCRLTTRTGSNAGSFSSRLASLGSGISRSNARNCQIGVPNCKKVENFTSLEDSQDPFSFDLEDSGPSEKQKKSKAQKRKGRYRDKKDERSHQLFSSQEESNHGFNSQEESSDRDRHVTEQPSSTYDIDKGCLCLLSDCLLTAVKVLMNLTNDNSVGCRQIAACRGLESMAELIAGHFPSFTRSPLLSQLEIPGSCHQKDTHLTDQELDFLVAILGLLVNLVEKDGINRSRLAAASVPITNPEGLQESEQDMIPLLCSIFLTNQGSADTIEETTTFTLDDEEAVLESEKEAEKMIVEAYSALLLAFLSTASRSIRNAIRDYLPKRNLAILVPVLDRFVAFHTTLDMIPPETHKAVMEVIESCKLP is encoded by the exons ATGACGGAGCGAACGTACAGACGACGCAAACCGGGGATGTTAAGGACCTACTCCGACTCTTTAAACGACGCCGTTACATCGCAGGCCGagtatctttcttcttcttcgtctccagATACGGAGCCACTTGAATTCCCCACTCAAGAGTCGTCCTGTCTCTGGAATTATTCTTCAAGATCCAATTTTTCGGACGATGATTTCACTCAGAAGAGGGTCAAGAGACCCAGGAGgaacggtggtggtggtgggtttGGTTTGACTTCGAGTCTGATAAAGCCAGCGCAAGAGTTTGGCGAGTTAATGGAGAATGAAGACGAGGTTAAGTTCGCCCTTGATGGGTTAAAGAAAGCACATCAAGTTAGGACCAGAAGAGCTGCTCTGTCGTCTCTTCTCTCGATTTGTGAATTTAAACATCAGCGACGGTCTTTGAGAGCTTTAGG GATCTCAAAATCCATAATTGATGCGATTTTGGGTCTCAGCCTTGATGACGTACCAAGCAATCTTGCTGCAGCTACCCTTTTCTTTGTGCTAACTGCTGAT GGTCAAGATGGCCACTCTATGGAGTCACCTGAATCCATCAAGTTCTTGATAAAGCTGTTGAGACCTGTGGTTCCCGTCAGTACTAATGGGAAGCCTCGAAATATAGAATCTAGGATCTTATCAATAGTCAAGGATGTTGATGCAGTGTGTGATGCAGCCAATATGCATGATTCAAGCTCCTGTGATGTACTGTCTAGTGCCCAGGACATTCTTGTTAATTGCAAGGAGTTGAGATTGATTGATAGCTATAAAATTGAAAGAATGAGGCCTGAGCTAAGTACAAAATGTCTAGCTTTGTCGATGATGGAGAAGGCGTGCTTGTCCAAAATGTCTTTTGAAG ATACCTCTGGTACTGTGAAAAAGCCTGGAGGAATGTTCAAAGAGAAACTGCGAGAACTTGGAGGGCTTGATGCAGTCTTTGATGTTGTTATGGATTGTCACGCTGTAATGGAG AGCTGGTTAGAACAGGATATACTCTCTGTCGAGGATATAAAAGATGACTTGAATAAGCAGAGTCTGATGTTGCTGCTAAAATGTCTAAAAATCATGGAAAATGCTACGTTCCTCAGCACAGGGAACCAG AATCATTTACTCggatataataaaaatatgggTTCTCATGGACTCCGACTGTCTTTCACGGAGCTAATGATAAGTGTCATCAAGATACTTTCAG ATCTTCAGTTACGTGCTCTTAGGAACAAAAACCATCCTCGCCCTCACGGTTTAAATGGTGTTAATCGTGAGTCTATTTCAAGAGCAGATTGTAAAG TTAACATGGAGGTTACCAGAATTAGTTCAGATACTTGCTCTGCCACTAGCTGTAGTTCCATAAGAAGTGCAAGCGTATCTGAGAGACCTCACTCTGCATTCCTGTTAGGTTGCTCAGCGACACCAAAGTCGGGGTCTCAATTAAGTGTAATATCAATAAATGATCCCTGCAGGCTAACGACAAGAACTGGTTCCAACGCTGGGTCGTTCTCAAGCAGATTAGCCTCATTGGGTAGTGGCATTTCCAGAAGCAATGCGAGGAATTGTCAAATTGGAGTACCCAATtgtaaaaaagttgaaaactttacaTCCTTGGAGGATAGTCAAGAtcctttttcatttgatttggaAGATTCAGGACCTTccgaaaaacaaaagaaatctaAAGCTCAGAAGAGGAAAGGACGCTATAGAGATAAGAAGGATGAACGCTCTCATCAGCTTTTCTCGAGCCAGGAGGAATCAAACCATGGGTTCAATTCTCAGGAAGAATCAAGTGATAGAGATCGCCATGTAACAGAACAACCTTCTTCAACATATGACATTGATAAAGGATGTCTCTGTCTTTTATCTGATTGCCTTTTAACAGCCGTGAAG GTGTTAATGAACTTAACAAATGATAACTCCGTTGGTTGTCGGCAAATTGCTGCCTGCAGAGGATTGGAGAGTATGGCTGAATTAATTGCTGGACATTTTCCTTCCTTCACCAGATCTCCCCTTTTGAGTCAGTTGGAAATACCAGGGTCATGCCACCAGAAAGATACGCATCTCACAGACCAGGAGTTAGATTTCCTTGTTGCCATCTTGGGGTTACTGGTCAACTTGGTGGAGAAAGACGGAATAAACAG GTCTAGACTTGCGGCAGCTAGTGTTCCGATCACCAATCCAGAAGGGTTGCAAGAGAGTGAACAAGACATGATTCCTCTTTTATGCTCAATCTTTCTCACCAATCAAGGATCCGCCGACACCATAGAAGAAACAACTACTTTCACTTTG GACGATGAAGAAGCTGTCTTAGAAAGCGAAAAGGAAGCGGAAAAGATGATCGTGGA